A genome region from Arthrobacter agilis includes the following:
- a CDS encoding ABC transporter ATP-binding protein gives MQHALELRDLTKLYGTRTALDAVSLTVPPGSVVGVIGPNGAGKTTTMRLILGLIRPSGGSATVLGADPWRAGPDLRRRIGYLPGELRLDSRSTGADLLEHFGRISGPVDGRFRSELVERLGLDPSRRVGTLSKGNKQKLGLVQALMHRPELLVLDEPTSGLDPLVQREFLALVREAKAGGQAVFLSSHVISEVQHGADHVAVLREGHLVRSARVADLRDEAPRSVRLEMDHPLTPAQARALDLAGLEILTMHPAPGTPDGRVVVEGRLSGSPAALIPLVAELAPQDVVIEEPDLEQAVLGLYAQPVPVPAGARRGR, from the coding sequence ATGCAGCACGCGCTGGAGCTACGGGACCTGACCAAGCTGTACGGCACGCGCACGGCGCTCGACGCCGTGTCCCTCACCGTCCCGCCCGGCAGCGTGGTGGGGGTGATCGGCCCGAACGGGGCCGGCAAGACCACCACCATGCGTCTGATCCTCGGCCTGATCAGGCCGAGTGGCGGCTCGGCGACCGTCCTCGGCGCCGACCCCTGGCGGGCCGGACCGGACCTGCGCCGGCGGATCGGATACCTGCCGGGAGAGCTGCGGCTCGACAGCCGCAGCACCGGCGCGGACCTGCTCGAGCACTTCGGGCGGATCTCCGGCCCTGTGGACGGGCGCTTCCGGAGCGAACTGGTCGAACGCCTCGGCCTGGATCCGTCCCGCCGCGTCGGTACCCTCTCGAAGGGCAACAAGCAGAAGCTGGGGCTGGTCCAGGCACTCATGCACCGCCCCGAACTGCTCGTCCTCGACGAGCCGACCTCGGGCCTGGACCCCCTGGTCCAGCGCGAGTTCCTCGCCCTGGTGCGGGAGGCGAAGGCGGGGGGTCAGGCCGTGTTCCTGTCCTCCCACGTCATCTCCGAGGTGCAGCACGGCGCCGACCACGTGGCCGTCCTCCGCGAGGGCCACCTCGTCCGTTCGGCGCGCGTCGCGGACCTGCGCGACGAGGCCCCCCGTTCGGTGCGGCTCGAGATGGACCACCCCCTGACGCCGGCGCAGGCCAGGGCCCTCGACCTCGCGGGCCTGGAGATCCTCACGATGCATCCGGCACCCGGCACCCCCGACGGGCGCGTGGTCGTGGAAGGCCGCCTGTCGGGTTCGCCCGCGGCCCTGATCCCCCTCGTGGCCGAGCTCGCACCCCAGGACGTCGTCATCGAGGAGCCCGACCTCGAACAGGCGGTCCTCGGCCTCTACGCGCAACCCGTCCCCGTCCCCGCCGGAGCACGCCGTGGCCGCTAG
- the ku gene encoding non-homologous end joining protein Ku, whose amino-acid sequence MRAIWKGAVAFGLVNVPVKVYSATEDHDIPLHQVHDEDGGRIRYQRRCEICGEVVDFKHIDKAYDDGEHTVVLTEEDLSSLPVERSREIEVVEFVPSDQIDPVMFDRAYYLEPDSTSTKAYVLLRRTLEETDRTAIVQFSLRQKSRLAALRVRGDVLMLQTLLWDDEVREASFPALEEKVRISAKEKQMSAALVDSFSTDFDPENFTDDYQVQLRTLIDAKIEKGDTIDTEETFGATKDDDDGDNVLDLMEALRRSVEKNREKKAGATKATGASKKKGA is encoded by the coding sequence ATGAGAGCCATCTGGAAGGGTGCGGTCGCGTTCGGGCTGGTCAACGTGCCGGTCAAGGTCTACAGCGCCACCGAGGACCACGACATCCCCCTTCACCAGGTGCACGACGAGGACGGCGGCCGCATCCGCTACCAGCGCCGCTGCGAGATCTGCGGGGAGGTGGTCGACTTCAAGCACATCGACAAGGCGTACGACGACGGCGAGCACACGGTGGTGCTGACCGAGGAGGACCTCTCGTCCCTGCCGGTCGAGAGGAGCCGCGAGATCGAGGTCGTGGAGTTCGTGCCCAGCGACCAGATCGACCCGGTCATGTTCGACCGCGCCTACTACCTCGAGCCCGACAGCACCTCGACCAAGGCCTACGTCCTGCTGCGGCGCACCCTCGAGGAGACCGACCGCACGGCGATCGTGCAGTTCTCCCTCCGGCAGAAGAGCAGGCTGGCCGCGCTGCGCGTCCGCGGGGACGTGCTCATGCTCCAGACGCTCCTGTGGGACGACGAGGTGCGGGAGGCCTCCTTCCCGGCCCTCGAGGAGAAGGTGCGCATCTCCGCCAAGGAGAAGCAGATGTCGGCAGCACTCGTCGACTCCTTCTCCACGGACTTCGACCCGGAGAACTTCACCGACGACTACCAGGTCCAGCTGCGCACCCTGATCGACGCGAAGATCGAGAAGGGCGACACGATCGACACCGAGGAGACCTTCGGCGCGACCAAGGACGACGACGACGGCGACAACGTGCTCGATCTCATGGAGGCCCTCCGCCGTAGCGTCGAGAAGAACCGCGAGAAGAAGGCCGGGGCCACCAAGGCCACCGGCGCCTCGAAGAAGAAGGGCGCGTGA
- a CDS encoding SRPBCC domain-containing protein, producing the protein MTSETVEPIVSKSTSDDGSTVLRLEFQFAFPPTVLWKHLTETEKLKYWFPCEMEFEPRAEAEILFRYADQKPLRGTVLEAERPTVLAYTWERDSLRWELTRTSDNGTRLVLLLTPGSPRHSATMAAGWHLTIAGLDDFLNKRSLGQDPALWDTYVARYREQFGD; encoded by the coding sequence GTGACCTCCGAGACCGTAGAGCCCATCGTCAGCAAGTCCACCAGCGACGACGGCAGTACCGTCCTGCGCCTGGAATTCCAGTTCGCGTTCCCGCCGACCGTGCTGTGGAAGCACCTGACGGAGACCGAGAAGCTGAAGTACTGGTTCCCGTGCGAGATGGAGTTCGAGCCGCGCGCCGAGGCGGAGATCCTGTTCCGGTACGCCGACCAGAAGCCCCTGCGCGGGACGGTGCTGGAGGCCGAGCGGCCCACCGTGCTCGCCTACACGTGGGAGAGGGACAGCCTCCGCTGGGAACTCACCCGCACCAGTGACAACGGCACCCGGCTCGTGCTCCTCCTGACCCCCGGGAGCCCCCGGCACTCGGCCACCATGGCCGCCGGCTGGCACCTCACCATCGCCGGGCTCGACGACTTCCTCAACAAGCGCAGCCTCGGCCAGGACCCGGCGCTGTGGGACACCTACGTCGCCCGGTACCGCGAGCAGTTCGGGGACTAG
- a CDS encoding ATP-dependent DNA ligase: protein MAPPRTARQQTVTVDGRTLRLSNLDKVLYPATGTTKADVLAYYAAVAPHLIRHARHRPVTRKRWVHGVGTPEEPGEMFFQKNIDDNAPDWVPRRAIQHKDHTNVYPLVDDLATLTWLGQIAAIEIHVPQWRFTADGARGNPDRLVLDLDPGPGAGLADCAAVALLARPILQGMGLEPFPVTSGSKGIHLYCALDGRQTSEQVSAVARELARALEADHPDIAVSDMKKALRPGRVLVDWSQNNANKTTVSPYSLRGRFEPTVAAPRRWEELDDEDLRHLDHQDVAQRVQEFGDLLAPATPDLPADDGDAGDDGDGGARSGGGAAPPDRLSTYRAMRDAAKTPEPVPDAVGPAGGNSFVIQEHHARRLHYDFRLEHEGVLVSWALPKGPPLTPSRNHLAVQTEDHPLDYGSFEGTIPHGEYGAGEVTIWDAGTYELEKWRDGKEVICTLHGRADGGLAKGGTAIRRYALINTGGGSSGRSNWLIHLMKDQPAEAQHGAGGEAGGPASPDPAPAPAADANAPVPAAPSAVPVRPMMATLGSEQAIPDPDAWAYEMKWDGVRCIATVRDGTVTLASRNGIDTTPTYPELGDLGDLVHADSAVLDGEIVALDPRGRPDFSLLQTRMKLTHRAEIEAVRQVTPVRLMLFDLLELDGTDVTRLEYRQRRELLERAVDAAEDGHIQVPPAIDATLGEAVEASRQLGLEGIMAKRLTSDYQPGARSSSWLKIKHLRTQEVVVVGWRPGKGTRASKIGSLLVAVPDGVDLRYVGRVGSGLTERDLAEVGARLKKLGRKTAPLADVPGVDASDAHWVRPSLVGEVQYSEHTGTGRLRHPVWRGWRPDKTPSDVVLEL, encoded by the coding sequence ATGGCTCCTCCGCGCACGGCACGGCAGCAGACCGTCACCGTGGACGGACGCACGCTGCGTCTCTCCAATCTCGACAAGGTGCTCTACCCGGCCACGGGCACCACCAAGGCGGACGTGCTCGCGTACTACGCCGCCGTCGCGCCGCACCTCATCCGGCACGCGCGGCACCGGCCGGTCACGCGGAAGCGCTGGGTGCACGGCGTCGGGACGCCGGAGGAGCCGGGCGAGATGTTCTTCCAGAAGAACATCGACGACAACGCCCCCGACTGGGTGCCGCGCCGCGCGATCCAGCACAAGGACCACACGAACGTCTACCCCCTGGTCGACGACCTCGCCACCCTCACCTGGCTGGGGCAGATCGCCGCCATCGAGATCCACGTGCCCCAGTGGCGCTTCACGGCGGACGGCGCCCGGGGCAACCCGGACCGCCTCGTCCTGGACCTCGATCCCGGCCCCGGCGCGGGGCTGGCCGACTGCGCCGCCGTGGCGCTGCTCGCCCGGCCCATCCTGCAGGGCATGGGACTCGAGCCGTTCCCCGTCACGAGCGGATCCAAGGGGATCCACCTCTACTGTGCGCTGGACGGCCGGCAGACCTCCGAGCAGGTGTCCGCCGTCGCCCGCGAACTCGCCCGGGCGCTCGAGGCCGACCACCCGGACATCGCGGTCAGCGACATGAAGAAGGCGCTGCGCCCGGGCCGGGTGCTCGTCGACTGGAGCCAGAACAACGCGAACAAGACGACCGTGAGCCCCTATTCCCTGCGCGGGCGCTTCGAGCCGACCGTCGCCGCCCCGCGCAGGTGGGAGGAGCTCGACGACGAGGACCTCCGGCACCTCGACCACCAGGACGTGGCGCAGCGGGTCCAGGAGTTCGGGGACCTCCTCGCCCCCGCCACCCCGGACCTTCCCGCAGACGACGGGGACGCCGGGGACGACGGGGACGGCGGTGCCAGGAGCGGGGGTGGCGCGGCGCCCCCGGACCGCCTGTCCACGTACCGCGCCATGCGTGACGCCGCGAAGACGCCCGAACCCGTCCCCGACGCGGTGGGCCCGGCCGGCGGCAACAGCTTCGTCATCCAGGAACACCACGCCCGCCGGCTCCACTACGACTTCCGGTTGGAGCACGAGGGCGTCCTCGTCTCGTGGGCCCTGCCGAAGGGTCCGCCGCTGACGCCGAGCAGGAACCACCTGGCCGTGCAGACCGAGGACCACCCGCTCGACTACGGCTCGTTCGAGGGAACTATTCCTCATGGGGAATACGGTGCGGGCGAGGTGACCATCTGGGACGCCGGCACGTACGAGCTGGAGAAGTGGAGGGACGGCAAGGAGGTCATCTGCACACTCCACGGACGGGCCGACGGCGGCCTCGCGAAGGGCGGCACGGCCATCCGCCGCTATGCGCTCATCAATACCGGAGGCGGATCGAGCGGCAGGAGCAACTGGCTGATCCACCTCATGAAGGACCAGCCCGCGGAGGCGCAGCACGGAGCGGGAGGCGAGGCGGGCGGGCCGGCATCACCGGATCCCGCTCCCGCACCTGCCGCCGACGCCAACGCGCCGGTCCCCGCTGCGCCCTCGGCGGTGCCCGTCCGGCCCATGATGGCCACCCTCGGCTCCGAGCAGGCCATCCCCGACCCCGACGCCTGGGCCTACGAGATGAAGTGGGACGGCGTGCGCTGCATCGCGACGGTCAGGGACGGGACCGTGACCCTGGCCAGCCGCAACGGCATCGACACCACGCCCACCTACCCGGAGCTCGGGGACCTCGGGGACCTCGTCCACGCCGACAGCGCCGTACTCGACGGCGAGATCGTGGCCCTCGACCCCCGCGGCCGCCCCGACTTCAGCCTGCTCCAGACCCGCATGAAGCTCACCCACCGGGCCGAGATCGAGGCCGTCCGCCAGGTGACGCCCGTCCGCCTCATGCTGTTCGACCTGCTCGAGCTCGACGGCACCGATGTGACCCGCCTCGAGTACCGTCAGCGGCGCGAGCTGCTCGAGCGCGCGGTGGACGCGGCGGAGGACGGGCACATCCAGGTCCCACCGGCCATCGACGCGACCCTCGGGGAGGCGGTCGAGGCGAGCCGGCAGCTGGGCCTGGAAGGGATCATGGCCAAGCGGCTCACCAGCGACTACCAGCCCGGCGCGCGGTCCTCGTCGTGGCTGAAGATCAAGCATCTCCGCACCCAGGAGGTCGTGGTGGTGGGCTGGCGGCCGGGCAAGGGTACGCGCGCCTCGAAGATCGGGTCCCTGCTCGTCGCCGTCCCCGACGGCGTCGACCTGCGCTACGTCGGCCGCGTGGGGTCCGGCCTGACGGAGCGGGACCTCGCGGAGGTCGGCGCCCGCCTCAAGAAGCTGGGCCGGAAGACGGCGCCGCTCGCCGACGTCCCCGGCGTCGACGCGTCCGACGCCCACTGGGTCCGGCCCTCCCTCGTCGGCGAGGTCCAGTACAGCGAACACACGGGTACCGGCCGCCTGCGGCATCCGGTCTGGCGCGGCTGGCGACCCGACAAGACGCCGTCGGACGTGGTCCTCGAGCTCTGA